TATTCTTACACTCCTACCTGTGATGCATACAaattgagtgggttaggttgggaaacctcgTGAGATACATATGGTTTTCAATCCCACAAatgtgataataatgtatatctcaaACTTGCAAAACCACTAttattattaacacatatatgTCATATCTCTAAAACAATCTATCCCATCCCGTCGTCCCCACATACTGatcctatacaatgatcttacgagatctaacCTAAAGGATCTATATGAACAACAAAATGACGACgttgcttcggaaattccctagcagcaaacaaggatcaataaagacatcgaatgaggggaatggaataagtttcaccacgaacctttgttcgtaaaaaccacaagacagttaagtcaagggtagttatctagataattGTGCCTAGTAGTGGTCTGACACCATGGGCTATTTTACCCCGAGACTCACCCTATCCggcaatataacaccagacatacctacTAGTGGTCTATTAGTGACAAAATTTATTAgacagtctacgaagttccctcaaTTACTCCGTGAAAGGAAACGCTGATACATGAAGCTCGTccaatcacttcataaaagaaacgatgactccaaagctcttcaacataaaaagtatggggaaatactaataTAGTATTCCCGTACGCTCCGGTACTGTGACACAAAATAGTGTAaaaaaaagactttgtacatgatagtacttctagaacattatagtaccCTGGTATGAGTAGGACTCGTACCCCATAACATAATAATACCCTGACACAAGTAGCACCTGAGACGTAGAGCTTTGAAAAAGACTGCGTACATAAGatgtacttctgtacgtaggacgtactccaccgatcatcaatctcaacacacacgtactcttaataagagtcTACACAATGTCCAAatttaattgaactaaacatctaTTTTTAAGTCTTATCCCATCACTAGGCAAATCTACAATGTTCATAAACAATTTTCAATACCAACTCCGTTTAGATAACGataactagtgtatacttaacacagaGTTTTAGGTATTAATTTAGTTTTTTTAGAAATAATACTgctgttattattattatcacgtaataatatcatatatatatatatatatatatatatatatatatatatacacacacacacacacacatcttaacacatataaaACCATATCTGGTTTGCACATCGAATAACATCAAATATATATCAAACACATATTTCaagcaataagcatataattgacatataaactttcaacaaatatttaatattttaaataatacttgtattaaaatcatgttcatgaaagtaactatgcattcacCTAACTGGTTAGTGAAAACTAACTGCTATCGTGGCTCCAACCTCAACACTACTTTCCAACTTATTATCTTGCCAAAACCTTATCTCATTTTAACGGTGATACGTGCCGACGTGCCAACCAATTGATTTCTCACTCTCAAAAACATTTATAAATCTGGTATTCTATTAAGTGAAAATCACTTATTCTAGAAATTCCTTTATTTGTATCTAAAAATTTAACTCAACTATACGATTTGAAATAATGAATACgccttctatttatagttgaTCCTCGATTCATCTCCTCCATATGTTTACACATGCTTAGTCACCCTAGTAAAAATGGTGTTGCTAATAAGACACCCCTTGGACACCTATTGACCACTTTTTTTAAAAGACAACCAATAATTAACTGCTTATAATCGGTTTTTTCGGAAAACAATGCAATTTCAgccaataaaaatatttaaaaaattaaataggaTGTTCATATTGCAATATGAGATGTCTTTCTAGCCAACCCTTTTACTAGTGACTCATCTAATTTTCTTGATAAGCGTCTAGACATAAAACTTCCTTTGTAAGCAAGTAATGTTATTTCTAAAACTTCCTTTGTAAGCAAGTAATGTTATTTCTTTTACTATTTTTTTCTATATTGAAGACGTTAGCATTCCACAAATATCAACTTATGACTCATAAACACGTGTTACTTTAATTCTCTTTATCAACATATTATAACgttataatatttaatatgtaatattttgtaaaattataaacgaatttatttatatatttttagacAAAGATTTTAAATAAGCTGTATGTCATGTAAAATTATGaatatctaaacataaattaGTTGCCCcatgtaaatattattttatcatgcaTCAAAACTTATAATTGATAAGTAACGTCATAATTATATGTGAATATTTATCATCAAAAGTCGGGTACACAAAAATACCGTTTCATTATTTGGTTCACTCTTCAATGTATTTTCGACTAAATACATCTTATATAGTTTGAGATTTATGGTAATTGCaattttggttaagattatttatccaaaataatcttctattttaaaagaaaagttaTTTTATCGTTCTTcgataattttaaaaatatttatacaaatattatacaTTCATAATATTtgtccacataaacacatatataataaaaaagtatttttataaaactcGTAAAGCATATGAAGAAAAATTATCCTATTCGAGGATTTAATCTTTTTAAATAAAACGAATAGTCGTAACGAAATTCCTTAAATGTTTAGTCCGAacttacgggcgttacaattatctcctccttagaatgattatgtcccggaatcatcagGAAAACAACACTGGATGATGATCCCTTTCCCATTCTAAGCAATAACTACAACTCGTACATCTTTCCAATCGAGTATCAAGCTTTTGGACTTCTTAGTTGCCGGTGGTGATCATAATTGCATCCGCTCTACATATTTTGTTGGATCTTTAGTCCTAACTTTTGAGTTACAAACTCGACATTTATCAGAGATCCTGACTCCTTCGCAACTTGGGTCGCAGACGCAACCTaagataaagttttttttttatttttttattttttttattttttttatttttacttcaGCTATAGAATCGAACGATCATATTACAACGACCTTCCATTGCACGTcacaaaaatacttaatgaactaCACTATTGTCTCTACGAGTCAAATACTAATATAGAAGAAACCTtcattcatgttctaatgtggtaCAATCACATCTTAgcaggtagcatttctagctaatgATTGCTTAATACTTTAATGAAGGTTATTATACTTCTATTGATTACCTCGACCGTCTCCTTCTTCAATCTCCCGACTAACTTTGGTCACTACACAAGACAAGGTTCTCTGAACCAATCAACTCACTTCGCAAATTTATATTAACCAGACTCGATTCTttatgaccactagggtctgaACAAAAATCATCTTCCTAGTCATCACTGAAATGAAGGTAATGACAGAAACGGACAAAACAAACTCAGCTACCAATgccttagtaaccttgtgactctTCCTGATCGAAGTGCGAATCATGTGTTTCGgttagtataggcctctactatctttcacacctactcatactcgtcctaagAATTGTCTCGCAgtctccaagtcaccatacaaaaaAATTTACAAAGCAACTTATCACACATGAGTGTGTTCAAACAAGCACATACAACAATTCTATAAACcgaaaataattttttaataccgaaaatttaataatgtataacaTTTCCGTAAGAATTAATGATATTTCagtaaaaaataattatatttcgacaaaaaaataaagatattttagcaaaaaataatgatattttatcaagaaattatcattattcaatataaaaaacgaaaaaaaaaatcaacaagaataaacaaaaaaaacgaaaaacaaaaaagGTGAAATAAGATTTCAACAACATATAATCAAATTTTCAGcaagaaaaaaagaagaagaataggTTGGAAGAGATAGTACAAATGTTGCGCCATGCAGAACAAGCGTAGAAGTTTTTTACTCCGAAGACTTCTAAAAGACAAACAACTGCGCAATGAAAAGTGTTGCGTGCGTGTGCTTCACCGCGCATCAATAAAAGGTCTAAAGaggttttttccaaaaaaacaaacaacacctaacacTTCTCGATGTCTCCTCCATCTTTTCCACCGCTCGCCTTCTCTGTTAGGTTTCCCTTAACCCTACACACTTTCGGGTCGTTGCACCTCGCTATCACCTGTGTATCGAGCTTTAAAGTGACCGAAGGTCATGAAACAGAGGTTGAAGAAGCCACCGGTTTCTCCATGTTTTCGTCGACACAGAGTCACCATCCACTGCCTGCCGGTTACCTTCCGCCTACCAACGTCATTCTGTCGGTCTTTACGACCTTCGTTTTGCTGAAAATGGACTCGACAATCGACCAGTGTTCGACTTCGATCGTGTATACTCGACTGTCTAAAATCGACCTGCGGTCACATCACTTCTCTAAAACTAAACAACGACGCCCTGGTAAGCGGTAATTTATCGTTTTCCTGCCCTGATTCGTCATACTCTATCCTTTATTCTGCCCTAATTCGTCATATGTGATGTTGTTGGTAGTTCATAGTCAAACGATAGTAGTAGCACTGTTAACATGCCGATTAGGTCATTCTTTGCACGTCTGAAACATGTCTTACTGAGTTACTACGAAAGGGGGCAACTTGGGTTCCTTTACCCCCCCATTTCTAAGGTTACATAGCTTTAAAATTTCGATACCTTCATCAAACTGCtcgaatttttttttcaagtcaATCCTTTGTTCGATTTTGGTACGCTTTTGCATTTACTAACAGATTGGATTTGGAATTTGGAAATTATCTGATTTTGAGTATTTGTGTAATAGGATCAAGTAATAAGCTGAAAAGAACTGTATGAGATAGTGTTTGGATATAACATCCAAAACCGATTGTGTGAAACTCAATTTTAGTTCACTTTTGTTGTTTCCCAGGACATTGAAACACCTCATTGTTTATATGAAGTGCATGTGTTGTAGCTTATCTTTTGTTTCTCAATTCATGAAAAAATTAAAGTTGAAAAACGGACCTTTTTTAATCATTTAGGAGTGTTTGGATGTGCAATTGCACCATTTTAGCTCCTTCGATGATCACAATATCCAGAGATTGGGTAAAAGTATAATCATTATGTTGGCACCATTTAGTGTGAGTGCTTATTCTGATAAGTTCACAATACTTACAGAAAAGCATGCAATCCCATTCCCAAATCCTTTTGATAATAAAGGGAAACTATGTTATAAGGTAATTAATTACTTTCTTTTTTTCATTAATTACCAATTTGACGTTGCTTACATGTTGCAAAAGTTATGATGAACATTAACCTTGTATTTCGAATGGATGAACTATGTATGGATTTTACTAAACTGATAAACTATTCGATTCAGTTTAAGCCAATTTGTGAGTAGGTTAGGACAGAAAGCTGAAGTATACCCTGTTTTGCAGCTAAAGAGGTAATTGTAACAAGCTTCATATTCATTCAGATCAAATGTTTTAAATAAGCATCTTCATCATTAGAAATCTTTTAAGTTCGTCATTAGAAATCTTATATGATAGCTTTTGGTTGTTGTAATTAAGTCTTGAGAATTGGTTTACGCTTTATATATCTTTTTGATATATTTGTTTTgtgatttttgttttatttgacaaTAGATAATATGAGTTTTCCTTTTATATTATATGGTTTGTGTAAGAGCTAGCatcaatttttggatttttttttccaGTTGACAAAAGCTGTTTACTTTCAGTTGATGCAATTTTCTTTAGCTAGGGCAcacattattttttttaagttgaGCATTACATTTTCAACTTTTTCTGAACACAGTTTCACGTCAAACTTTAGacgataatatgttttgatttatGTGACATTTGTTCTTCTGATTAAAAGGTATTCTTTTGTATTTTGATTCATTTATTTATATCATTTGGTACACTAAAGTATTAAGTTTGTGGATGGTTTTTAGATTGATATTAGTTTTTTAGATCATCTTCATCTGCTGTTAAAAAGTAGAAACTGAAATTTGTTTTCAATTTCAATGGAGTATTCGACAATGACTGGTGAGTTTAATAACTTATAAGTAGAAACTGAAATTTGTTTTTCACACTGTacacaaaataaataaagtaGTAAATGACCATGTTACCCTCGCATGTGAAGCAGAGGCTGGTTTAGGAAGGTGTTGAAACGAAATTTACTAATAGACACCACAGCTCCTCTTCATGTGAGCTCTTCATGGGTATATGATAACGTCAATTTTTCCTtcctttttttattaaaaaaaatccctTTAGCCTCATGAAATTCCAATCGTCCCTATCATGCACTTTTTGAATAATGTTAACTATCATTTGCAACCCACTTCACTTTCAAACTATATAATTTGTATATTTAAAAGGCATTTTACTTTCTTCGAGtatatttcatttttttgtattaaaattGCATTATATGTTTTTGCTATGTAATTTTTTGTAATTTAGTCTAACAATATTATTAAGAACATAAACCATTGACATTGattaaaaaatagttaaaagaaaaCTTAATCAACATATTAACAACTAATATCAAATAAACCTCAAACCTACATAGAAATGATTGTCCCTCTATATTTGTTCATGAAACCAAATTTCAAAAAGACTATTAGTTGTTAATATATGTTTCTTGATTTTTGAAAACGCTATTTCTAAGATGGATCTAATTAATAAAAACATGAAAGGGTCCTATTATTCTGCCTCCCCCCTTAAAAAACCCTTATTCACGTGCTTTTTTTGTTTCCTTTCATCCACTTGCCGTTTTTTCTCCAATCAACTTACTATTTGGAGCTCATGGTCCCTGTACTTTCAACAATTGTTAAAATACACCCAAATGTAGTTTTCCTTTGTATATCTTCTTCAAAATTCATCACATCACTCGACTATTAACTTCTTGTATATCTTCATGAAAATTCATCACATCACTTGCCTATTATCTTCTTGAAACGtcttataactttttaagataaAAAACATAGTACCCTTAAATTAATGAacttgatactctcttttcattCCTTCCCCTTTTTTATTTTTACGGCTATAACTAGTTTTGTCAAAAAcgtacaaaaaaaatattcataaCTTATAGCTTTTGGCGACCACAtaaacaaattaaaacattttttgaatttctttttgCTACCAGATAAGCTAATAAACACTTTTATCGAAAAGTGCTCTTTATTTTGAAACACAATCCAAGCATAAAACTTTATGTGCATTTGTTgacttttttaaaatattaaatccaGTTTCGGTTAATACATGTAGAAGCCTAAAGAAGAGTTATTACTTGGCTTTAACATAGCACAACAAAAAACGTACCACGACAAAAGGcgtcgcaattgatgccccttgTTGTCGCTATTAGCGTCGTCTCTATTGATATTCCGGCCACCGGTCAATGTTTTTCTGGCTACTCTTCCTAGAATCAGTAGTTGTCGCAATTGGCCAATGTCGTCCCTAAATGTGTCATtgctaatgtttttttttcttttttttgaaaaaacaatttatttatgatattagtttatatatattataaagtgCGGATGTGATAAAAATACATAAGTAAATACATACGACATTACATGAAACATCAaatataccacattacataaactatctaataaatccgaaataaacatcaaatatattgtccataaactatctaataaatccaaaataacataaTTCATAACATAAAACAAGAAATATTATGTGCCTTCGTCTTCCCCATCATTGTTTTCCTCGTTGTTGAAGCTAAGAATGGAACTATGGATGGTGAACTTAGAGCATGGCATGAATGAACAATTGATTTTTCTCCGAGGTACTTATTTATATGTTTCCACTTCTAATGAAAATTTGGCAAGAATGATGAAATAAAACCTACACCTGCATGgtaattaaatcattttatatCATTCATTTCATACCTTTCACTCATTTAGTTTGCTCATGCTACATGGTAATTAAATCTCTTTATATCATTTATTTCATAACTTTCACTCCTTTAGTTTGTAAAATTTCAAATACTCTAAACGGATTATGAATATATGGCAGGTGTGGTAAGATAATATGGATTGGGGATGAACTAAAGCAAATACACCCTAGAAATGAATCCAAGTTGTCCGATCATGATCCGGTGAAGGCGATATTTTCTACCGAAGTTAAAGTCTCAAGATAGAATATCAAAACCTTTGCATTTTAGATAGGTTTCCATAACTATTTTCGTTCGAATAATCAttttgtattatttattagtataagttatttgtaaattaaaaaatatacatATTATTTAATCACGTACAACCCTTATGTACGGCCTATTCACAATAGATCGAGCCTTATCaattattaattataataatGTAATAAGTTGTCAATTGCATTATGTTAGTATCTTATCTTATTTGTTTTAAAATCGTGACTTCTCAATATGTGCTTAATTACTCCACTAAAATACATTTATAAGTAATGAGTAGATGAATATTCCAACCTCCAATTTTTACTTAAGAAAGcatccataatatcatgtcatgtcaaaaccaaagtagaaataatcaaaacatgttatcat
The genomic region above belongs to Lactuca sativa cultivar Salinas chromosome 4, Lsat_Salinas_v11, whole genome shotgun sequence and contains:
- the LOC111895882 gene encoding uncharacterized protein LOC111895882: MSPPSFPPLAFSVRFPLTLHTFGSLHLAITCVSSFKVTEGHETEVEEATGFSMFSSTQSHHPLPAGYLPPTNVILSVFTTFVLLKMDSTIDQCSTSIVYTRLSKIDLRSHHFSKTKQRRPGKRCGKIIWIGDELKQIHPRNESKLSDHDPVKAIFSTEVKVSR